One segment of Phaeacidiphilus oryzae TH49 DNA contains the following:
- a CDS encoding NADH-quinone oxidoreductase subunit A — MEGTPMPTAHGYFGGYAVVGLLAVLGAVFLAVAFGANRLLRPYAPTQEKLLAYECGVDPVGEQWAQTQVRYYVYAFLYVIFAVDSIYLFPWATVFAAPGYGATTLVEMFVFIGFLAVGLLYAWKKGVLRWTD; from the coding sequence ATGGAGGGGACGCCGATGCCGACGGCGCACGGCTACTTCGGGGGCTACGCCGTCGTGGGGCTGCTGGCGGTGCTGGGCGCCGTGTTCCTGGCCGTAGCGTTCGGAGCCAACCGGCTGCTCCGCCCGTACGCGCCCACGCAGGAGAAGCTCCTCGCCTACGAGTGCGGCGTGGACCCGGTGGGGGAGCAGTGGGCGCAGACCCAGGTGCGGTACTACGTCTACGCCTTCCTGTACGTGATCTTCGCGGTGGACTCGATCTACCTCTTCCCCTGGGCGACCGTCTTCGCCGCGCCCGGCTACGGCGCGACCACGCTGGTGGAGATGTTCGTCTTCATCGGCTTCCTCGCCGTGGGCCTGCTCTACGCCTGGAAGA